In Rutidosis leptorrhynchoides isolate AG116_Rl617_1_P2 chromosome 2, CSIRO_AGI_Rlap_v1, whole genome shotgun sequence, one genomic interval encodes:
- the LOC139888660 gene encoding uncharacterized protein codes for MEDLEDDTGDGSMLCTKHPFKNNTPAVGICAFCLQEKLGKLVSSSFPNTVFPSSSSSSTCLISDITTSNITTLTAMCSSIVPPSLLASSNTNNNSTSNEFHYQPHYSSNNRSRILYLLSQKKKKNKDLDKNLVFKRSKSYATPRHYMDSENGDDLNSQYKRGFWSFRYLQKPFTSSYSITKKPQRDISSNTLSTTSFPQRSRDTVAVKENDSPCQSSSDRKVSRSRSVGCGSRRFYGDFFDRISTGFGDCALRRVESHREGKAKVSGVRLGINEGQERVRCGGLFSGLIITSSSSSSSSSSSYWVSSSNHDYVSSNENIPDKLTSSVQHSGTKSWGWALASPMRAFSKPSSAKREQRDSNKPNLAAIPSILSVES; via the coding sequence ATGGAAGACTTAGAAGATGATACAGGAGATGGTAGCATGTTGTGTACTAAGCATCCATTCAAGAACAATACACCAGCTGTTGGTATTTGTGCTTTTTGTCTTCAAGAAAAATTAGGCAAATTGGTTTCGTCATCTTTTCCTAATACTGTTTtcccatcatcttcttcttcatctacATGTCTTATATCTGATATCACCACCTCAAATATCACTACTTTGACCGCAATGTGTTCCAGTATCGTCCCACCTTCACTATTAGCCTCCTCTAATACCAACAACAATAGCACTAGCAATGAGTTTCATTACCAACCACATTATTCAAGTAACAACAGATCTAGAATACTTTACTTACTTAGCCAAAAAAAGAAGAAAAACAAGGATCTTGACAAGAATCTTGTTTTTAAAAGAAGCAAGTCATATGCTACACCTAGGCATTACATGGATTCTGAAAATGGAGATGATTTGAATAGTCAATATAAACGTGGGTTCTGGTCATTTCGGTACTTACAAAAACCATTTACTTCTTCATATTCAATAACCAAAAAACCACAAAGAGACATTTCGTCGAACACCTTGTCTACAACTTCATTTCCACAACGATCCCGTGACACAGTAGCGGTGAAAGAAAATGACAGCCCATGTCAATCCTCCTCTGACAGGAAAGTATCCAGATCTAGATCCGTTGGTTGCGGTAGTCGAAGATTTTACGGCGACTTTTTTGATCGAATTTCAACCGGATTTGGTGACTGCGCGCTCCGGCGTGTGGAGTCTCACCGTGAAGGTAAGGCAAAAGTATCCGGCGTACGTCTCGGCATTAACGAGGGTCAAGAAAGAGTCAGGTGCGGCGGTTTATTTAGTGGTTTAATAATTACTtcgtcatcttcatcttcttcatcatcatcatcttactgGGTTTCTTCTTCGAACCATGATTACGTCAGCAGTAATGAAAACATACCCGATAAACTGACGTCATCGGTGCAACATTCAGGGACCAAGAGCTGGGGGTGGGCCCTAGCAAGTCCAATGAGGGCGTTCAGTAAACCATCTTCAGCTAAAAGAGAGCAAAGAGATTCAAATAAACCTAACTTGGCAGCCATTCCTTCAATATTGTCTGTGGAAAGCTAa